Proteins found in one Brachypodium distachyon strain Bd21 chromosome 5, Brachypodium_distachyon_v3.0, whole genome shotgun sequence genomic segment:
- the LOC100828556 gene encoding mRNA cap guanine-N7 methyltransferase 2 isoform X2, with amino-acid sequence MAVIPHHRLYEFAKAALIKIFAFPYATVCDMYCNGGADTDKWGEAQIGHYIGIDASAPAVSDAHELWENKWKHFTAEFIKLNPSADDFEAQLQEKGIEADIVCCMQNLQLCFESEEQAKKLLNNVSSLLKPGGYFLGIIPDSSTIWTKYQKNVEASHNKGLKTVPNSIRSENYTITFEIEEEKFPFFGKKYQLKFANEVMFENHCLVHFPSLMRLAREAGLEYVEIQNLTDFYDDNRPQFAPMLSNFGSNLVDPRVLNMISAGLYSIFVFQKPDPDAIPPIVTPDLHGSDNAHEEERLWRQQAAVDDGRRSQADLIPLDPEKGILGPGPADMRL; translated from the exons ATGGCGGTGATACCACATCATCGGCTATATGAATTCGCTAAGGCTGCACTTATCAAAATATTTGCATTTCCTTATGCCACG GTTTGTGACATGTACTGCAATGGTGGAGCTGATACAGACAAGTGGGGTGAGGCCCAAATTGGTCACTACATAGGAATTG ATGCTTCTGCACCGGCTGTCAGTGATGCCCATGAACTATGGGAGAACAAATGGAAGCATTTCACTGCTGAGTTCATCAAGTTGAATCCTTCCGCT GATGACTTTGAAGCTCAGTTGCAAGAAAAAGGCATCGAAGCAGATATAGTTTGTTGTATGCAGAATTTACAG TTATGCTTTGAAAGTGAGGAACAAGCaaagaagcttctaaataatGTATCGTCATTGCTCAAACCTGGAGGCTATTTTCTTGGCATAATTCCTGATTCATCTACAATATG GACGAAATATCAAAAGAATGTGGAGGCTTCACATAATAAGGGTCTGAAGACTGTTCCAAATAGCATTCGCTCAGAGAACTACACAATTACCTTCGAAATCGAGGAAGAAAA GTTTCCTTTCTTTGGAAAGAAGTACCAACTCAAATTTGCAAACGAAGTGATGTTTGAGAATCACTGCCTGGTCCACTTTCCCAGCCTTATGAG ATTAGCAAGGGAGGCTGGACTTGAATATGTGGAGATCCAGAATTTAACCGACTTTTATGATGACAACAG ACCACAGTTTGCTCCAATGCTTAGTAATTTTGGTTCCAATTTGGTGGATCCTCGTG TGCTTAATATGATTTCTGCAGGCTTGTATTCAATTTTTGTATTCCAGAAGCCCGACCCAGATGCAATACCACCTATTGTAACGCCTGACCTGCATGGTTCTGATAATGCTCATGAAGAG GAAAGGCTCTGGAGGCAGCAGGCAGCAGTGGACGATGGGAGGCGCTCACAAGCAGATCTGATTCCCCTGGATCCTGAGAAAGGCATCCTAGGTCCAGGACCGGCAGATATGAGGCTTTAG
- the LOC100828963 gene encoding endogenous alpha-amylase/subtilisin inhibitor, translating to MSSSPRARLLLISLVAAATLLVSCRGAAASPPPPPVYDTDGHELRADTSYHVLPLIRRGGPYGARRGGLTLAPLHGGQRCPLFVAQDASREHLGLPVRFAPHGKASASADPTTVVRVSTDVRVSFRAYTTCVQSTEWHVESGKNILGARRHVVTGPVVGGPSPISGRENAFRVERVERYGGVATDDEAREYKLMWCGDEAACQALGVFRDGEGGAWFLGAAAEQVHVVVFQKAPSV from the coding sequence ATGAGTAGTAGCCCCCGTGCCCGTCTCCTCCTGATCTCCCTtgtagccgccgccaccctgcTGGTCTCgtgccgcggcgccgccgcttcgcccccgccgcctccggtgTACGACACGGACGGCCACGAGCTGCGCGCCGACACGAGCTACCACGTGCTCCCGCTAatccgccgcggcggcccctACGGAGCCCGCCGCGGCGGGCTCACTCTGGCGCCCCTGCACGGCGGGCAACGCTGCCCTCTCTTCGTCGCGCAGGACGCCAGCCGGGAACATCTCGGGCTCCCCGTGCGGTTCGCTCCGCACGGCAAAGCCTCGGCCTCCGCGGACCCGACGACCGTTGTTCGCGTCTCGACGGACGTCCGCGTCTCCTTCCGCGCGTACACGACGTGCGTGCAGTCCACCGAGTGGCACGTTGAGAGCGGCAAGAATATTCTGGGGGCGCGCCGGCACGTGGTCACCGGCCCCGTGGTCGGGGGCCCGAGCCCGATCAGCGGCAGGGAGAACGCGTTCCGCGTGGAACGCGTGGAGAGGTACGGCGGCGTCGCAACGGATGATGAGGCGCGCGAGTACAAGCTGATGTGGTGCGGGGACGAGGCGGCGTGCCAGGCCTTGGGCGTGTTCAGGgacggcgaaggcggcgcGTGGTTccttggcgccgccgccgagcaggTTCATGTCGTCGTGTTCCAGAAGGCGCCCTCCGTTTAA
- the LOC100828556 gene encoding mRNA cap guanine-N7 methyltransferase 2 isoform X1 — translation MAVIPHHRLYEFAKAALIKIFAFPYATVCDMYCNGGADTDKWGEAQIGHYIGIDASAPAVSDAHELWENKWKHFTAEFIKLNPSADDFEAQLQEKGIEADIVCCMQNLQLCFESEEQAKKLLNNVSSLLKPGGYFLGIIPDSSTIWTKYQKNVEASHNKGLKTVPNSIRSENYTITFEIEEEKFPFFGKKYQLKFANEVMFENHCLVHFPSLMRLAREAGLEYVEIQNLTDFYDDNRPQFAPMLSNFGSNLVDPRGKLIARSYDILGLYSIFVFQKPDPDAIPPIVTPDLHGSDNAHEEERLWRQQAAVDDGRRSQADLIPLDPEKGILGPGPADMRL, via the exons ATGGCGGTGATACCACATCATCGGCTATATGAATTCGCTAAGGCTGCACTTATCAAAATATTTGCATTTCCTTATGCCACG GTTTGTGACATGTACTGCAATGGTGGAGCTGATACAGACAAGTGGGGTGAGGCCCAAATTGGTCACTACATAGGAATTG ATGCTTCTGCACCGGCTGTCAGTGATGCCCATGAACTATGGGAGAACAAATGGAAGCATTTCACTGCTGAGTTCATCAAGTTGAATCCTTCCGCT GATGACTTTGAAGCTCAGTTGCAAGAAAAAGGCATCGAAGCAGATATAGTTTGTTGTATGCAGAATTTACAG TTATGCTTTGAAAGTGAGGAACAAGCaaagaagcttctaaataatGTATCGTCATTGCTCAAACCTGGAGGCTATTTTCTTGGCATAATTCCTGATTCATCTACAATATG GACGAAATATCAAAAGAATGTGGAGGCTTCACATAATAAGGGTCTGAAGACTGTTCCAAATAGCATTCGCTCAGAGAACTACACAATTACCTTCGAAATCGAGGAAGAAAA GTTTCCTTTCTTTGGAAAGAAGTACCAACTCAAATTTGCAAACGAAGTGATGTTTGAGAATCACTGCCTGGTCCACTTTCCCAGCCTTATGAG ATTAGCAAGGGAGGCTGGACTTGAATATGTGGAGATCCAGAATTTAACCGACTTTTATGATGACAACAG ACCACAGTTTGCTCCAATGCTTAGTAATTTTGGTTCCAATTTGGTGGATCCTCGTGGTAAACTAATTGCTCGTTCCTATGATATTTTAG GCTTGTATTCAATTTTTGTATTCCAGAAGCCCGACCCAGATGCAATACCACCTATTGTAACGCCTGACCTGCATGGTTCTGATAATGCTCATGAAGAG GAAAGGCTCTGGAGGCAGCAGGCAGCAGTGGACGATGGGAGGCGCTCACAAGCAGATCTGATTCCCCTGGATCCTGAGAAAGGCATCCTAGGTCCAGGACCGGCAGATATGAGGCTTTAG
- the LOC100828556 gene encoding mRNA cap guanine-N7 methyltransferase 2 isoform X3, with protein MAVIPHHRLYEFAKAALIKIFAFPYATVCDMYCNGGADTDKWGEAQIGHYIGIDASAPAVSDAHELWENKWKHFTAEFIKLNPSADDFEAQLQEKGIEADIVCCMQNLQLCFESEEQAKKLLNNVSSLLKPGGYFLGIIPDSSTIWTKYQKNVEASHNKGLKTVPNSIRSENYTITFEIEEEKFPFFGKKYQLKFANEVMFENHCLVHFPSLMRLAREAGLEYVEIQNLTDFYDDNRPQFAPMLSNFGSNLVDPRGLYSIFVFQKPDPDAIPPIVTPDLHGSDNAHEEERLWRQQAAVDDGRRSQADLIPLDPEKGILGPGPADMRL; from the exons ATGGCGGTGATACCACATCATCGGCTATATGAATTCGCTAAGGCTGCACTTATCAAAATATTTGCATTTCCTTATGCCACG GTTTGTGACATGTACTGCAATGGTGGAGCTGATACAGACAAGTGGGGTGAGGCCCAAATTGGTCACTACATAGGAATTG ATGCTTCTGCACCGGCTGTCAGTGATGCCCATGAACTATGGGAGAACAAATGGAAGCATTTCACTGCTGAGTTCATCAAGTTGAATCCTTCCGCT GATGACTTTGAAGCTCAGTTGCAAGAAAAAGGCATCGAAGCAGATATAGTTTGTTGTATGCAGAATTTACAG TTATGCTTTGAAAGTGAGGAACAAGCaaagaagcttctaaataatGTATCGTCATTGCTCAAACCTGGAGGCTATTTTCTTGGCATAATTCCTGATTCATCTACAATATG GACGAAATATCAAAAGAATGTGGAGGCTTCACATAATAAGGGTCTGAAGACTGTTCCAAATAGCATTCGCTCAGAGAACTACACAATTACCTTCGAAATCGAGGAAGAAAA GTTTCCTTTCTTTGGAAAGAAGTACCAACTCAAATTTGCAAACGAAGTGATGTTTGAGAATCACTGCCTGGTCCACTTTCCCAGCCTTATGAG ATTAGCAAGGGAGGCTGGACTTGAATATGTGGAGATCCAGAATTTAACCGACTTTTATGATGACAACAG ACCACAGTTTGCTCCAATGCTTAGTAATTTTGGTTCCAATTTGGTGGATCCTCGTG GCTTGTATTCAATTTTTGTATTCCAGAAGCCCGACCCAGATGCAATACCACCTATTGTAACGCCTGACCTGCATGGTTCTGATAATGCTCATGAAGAG GAAAGGCTCTGGAGGCAGCAGGCAGCAGTGGACGATGGGAGGCGCTCACAAGCAGATCTGATTCCCCTGGATCCTGAGAAAGGCATCCTAGGTCCAGGACCGGCAGATATGAGGCTTTAG